Part of the bacterium genome, CCGACGGCAATTCCTTCGGCGACGGAACGACCGAAGGCGATCCGGCCGACTGCGTGGAAATATAGAAGCAACAGAAACGCGCGGCGCGCGATATCACGTGCGCCGCGCTTGACCCGCCAACGACTTTCCGCATGATGGGCCGCCGTTTATTGCGGACCGATTTTTTCAGGCAATCCGGTGACCGAATCCCATAACGCATCTTCCGCGATCTATCAGAAAGCCTTTGTCATTTACTTCGGCGCGCTCGGCGTTTTCGCGCTCGACCAGTTGACGAAGTTCTGGGTGTCGCACGTGCTGCGCGTGGATGCCTCCTACCTGGTTCTCCCGGATATCTTCGCCTTCACGCACAAGCTCAATCCGGGCGCGGCCTTCGGGCTGTTCCGCGGAAAGCCGCTGCCGTTTTTTCTGACCATCTCCACGCTCGCGCTCGTTTTCATCATGTATTTTGTCGTGCGCGTGGAGCCCGAACGCAAGCGTCTCGTGCTCGCGATGTCCTTCATCCTCGGCGGCGCGGCGGGCAATATCGCCGACCGCCTGCGCATCGGCGCCGTGGTCGATTTTCTCGATTTCCGGATCGGCGGATACGTGTGGCCGACATTCAACGTCGCGGACGTCGGCATCGTGGTGGGCGTGGGCATCTTCCTTTGGGACATGGCCAAACACGAGATGGCGATCACCGCCGAGGAGGCCGCGCGACGGCGCCACGCGCGCGACGCCGCGAACGAAACCCGCGTCGCGCCCGCGGAGGACTCGCGATAATGATCCGCAAGACCGTCGTCGCGGGGGGCGCCGCCGCGGGCGCGATCGCGCTCGATCAGGCCAGCAAAGCCATCGTCCTTGCGCGTTTCGCGGAAAACGAAACGGTGCCGGTCGTCCCCGGCCTGTTCGACCTGACGCTGCGTTATAACACCGGCGCCGCGTTCAGCCTGTTCGACACCAAGCCGTCGCTGTTTTTCTTTTTCGTATCCGTCGCCGCGATCGGGGCGCTTGTCTATTTCCTCTCGCAGCTCGAGACAAGGCAGATCGCGCAGACCGCGGCGCTCGGCGCGGTGCTCGGCGGCGCGATCGGAAACCTTCTCGACCGCGCGCGCTTCGGCGCCGTCGTCGATTTTCTGCTGTTTTCCGTGCGCGGATTCGCGTGGCCGGCGTTTAACGTCGCCGACGCGATGATCGTCGCCGGCGTCGCCGTATTCCTTGTGCAAAGCTACCGCGACGACAAGGCCCGGCCGCCGGCCAAGGTTCTATGAAACCGGTCCTTTTCGACATTTTCGGGTTCGCCATCCACTCGTATGGCGTCATGCTCGCCGTCGCGTTCATCGCGGCGATCGCGGTCGCTTCGCGCCACGCCAAACGCCTCGGCGAAAACCCGGATCATATCGGCAACATGGCGGTCTGGGTCGTCATCCTTGCGATGATCGGCGCGCGCCTCTTCCACTGCGCGGTGTTCTGGCGTGAATACGTCGAGCGGCCGCTCATGATCTTCAACGTCCGCGAGGGCGGCCTCGTTTTCTACGGCGGGTTCATCGGCGGCGTCATCGGCGCCATGATCTATTTCCACCGCCACAACCTCGACAAGCTGCTTTATGCCGATATCGTCGCGCCGACCGTCGCGCTTGGCCTCGGGTTCGCGCGCATCGGCTGCTTTCTCGCAGGCTGCTGCCACGGCAAGGCGTGCCCGGCGGAATACCCGTTCGCCGTCACCTTCCCGCCGGAGACGATTGGCATCCCCGGAATCCCCCTTTACCCGACGCAGCTTGCCGAATCGGTCCTGTCCTTTGGCGTCTTCGCGATCCTGACGTGGATCGTCTGGCCGCGCCGGCGCTACGCGGGGCAGGTCATCGCGTGGTTTCTCGTGCTTTATGGCGCCATGCGCGGATTTCTGGAGTTTTTCCGCGCCGACCCGCGCGGATTCGCGACGTTGTTCCATTTTTCCGGTGAACCGGGGCGCGTCGCCGAAACGTCCACCGGCCTTTGGAAGGCGCTGTTGTGGTCCGAAGCGGTTATCGAAACCTCCGCGGGCACGTATGCGTTTCGCGTGAGCGAAAGCCAGCTCGTGGGCCTGGTGCTTTTCGCCGTCGCGGCCGTGATGTTTGTCGTCTTGCCGCGCAAAAGGCCCGTCGATAAGATCACGGAGCCGGAACCGATCGAAACGAATCGAAAACCGCTTCCGAAAAAGAAACGGGCATGAAACGCACATTCGTCCTTCTCGCCGTCGCCGCGCTCGCCTTTTCCGCCTGCGCGGTGAAAACGGAAAAGCTGCGCGTGGATACGTTCGAGGACATCCGCGCGATGTCCGAGGCCGAGGCCGCGGACGAATCCGGACCGCTCATGGAGCGCGTGACGAGCATCTGGACGACGCTTGAGGATCAGAAGCTCACGGCCTACATCACCAAAAAGAAGATCGCGCCGTATTTCGAGGACGAGACGGCGCTGACCGAGTTCATCGCCATTTACGCCTCGCTCATGCGCCAGAGTGATTTCGACCGCGAGGTCGTGCGCAAGTATCGCGTCAACAACGTGAAGATCGAGCCGAATGGCGTCGTCGCGCACGTGGACATCGACATCTGGGGGCGGATCTATTTCGTGTGGTACGCGAAGATCCACGAGATTCAGGAGTGGCGAAAATCCGGCGGCGTCTGGTATCTGATGCCGGTGGCGTACTGATGCGCCCGCGCGTCTTTTTGGCCGCGATGCTCGCGGTGGTGTGCGTCGTGGCGCTGTCCGGCGCGTCCTCGTGCAAGAAAAAGCGCGAGGATAAAAAGATCCGGGAGCTGTCAACCTCGCTTTGTGAGGCGGCGGTCGATTTCAACAAGCTCGTTGTCTGGCAGAACTACAGCGCCGCGAGCTTCATGGTCGTGCCGAGTAAGCGCATCGACTTCCTTGTCGATGCCGAACGTTTCGGCGGCGCGGTGAAGATCGAAAACTTCGCCGTCGTGGTCTGCCAGACGGATGCCACGCCGCCTGTGCGCGGCCTTGAGCTTCCGGGTACGGAGCCGCCGCCGGAGGAGGGCGCGCCGCCCGCGGCGACGCCAATCGAGCCCGAGCGCCCGCTCGTGCCGGCCGACGAGGCGGTGGACTCGGTCAAGAACATGAAGCCGCCGGAAACCGACAAATCGCTTTACGAGGCGGGCATCAACCGCCCCAAGCAAAAGGATCCGAGCGACAAGGACAAGGTGTATTACGGCACGGTGCTGGTTCGCTACATCAATCGCAACATCTTGCCGTCGGCGTCCGTCGATACGAAGCTGATCAAGCAGTATTGGGTGGCGGTCGGCGATGTCTGGTACTGCGATTTCGAGTGGCCGGAGATGATTGCGCCGTAGCGGGTGGGACCGGACGATTTTTTTTCGGGCAACGTTCGGCGTTTTTTGCGACAATGTTTCAAGGGGTTCAATTTTATGGGTGAATACGCGCGCTACGATCTGCCGCGGGATATCGTCATGGTGTCCACGGCGGATTTCGACGAGCCGCTCTGGACGAACAAGCAGCACATCGCCTCGCGGCTTGTTTCGGATTTCCGCGTTCTGTACGTCGAGCCGCTCGCGAGTCTCGCCGACGGGCGTCGCGGTTACACGCATAGCTACCGGCGCGACAGCTCCGGCGTGCACGTTTTGCGCCCGCCGGGGACCGTGCCGTTCGGGCAAAAGCTGCGCCAGGTCAACGACCTCAACCATCGCCTCGTGGCGCCGATCATCCGCCAGCGCATGGAGCAGCTCGGATTCCAGGATTTCATCCTCTGGATCTATCCGCCCTCCGACGCGCCGTACGTCGAGCACCTCGCGCCCACGCTCTCGTGTTACGACTGCGTGGACGATTATTCGGCCATGCCCGGCGCCTGGATGGCCGCGACGCGCCACATGGAGCGCGATCTTTGCCAGGCCGTGGACGCCGTGTTTGCCACCGCGCGCTCGCTGCACGGCGACAAGAAGGCGTTCAACAAGAACACGTTCCATGTGCCGAACGTCGCGGACTTCGAGACCTTCCACCGTGCGCTCTCCGTGCCGTTCGCGGAGGATCTCGCCGACATACCGCGTCCGATCATCGGATTCCACGGCGCGCTCAACTACAAGCTCGACGACCGCCTGCTCGACCGCCTGTTCACCGCGCGCCCGGAGTGGTCGTTCGTCTTCGTCGGGCCGGATCGCGGATTCGGCATCGAGCGCTTCATCGAACATCGCAACGTCCACTTCCTTGGCAAACGCTCGCCCGACGAGCTGCCCGGCTACCTCGCCGCGATGGACGTGTGCCTCATTCCCTACAAGATCGACCGTTACACGCGCGGCGTCATGCCCATGAAGACATACGAATACCTCGCCGCCGGGCGTCCCATCGTCTCGACCGCGCTGCCGGAGCTCGAGCCTTTGCGCGAGGTGGTCGACATGTGCGAGGACGCGCTGGATTTCGTCGAAAAGATCGAGGCGCGCCTGCGCCTTGGCGCGGAGCACGACCGCGACCGTCGCGTCGCGATTGCGCGCGAGAACTCGTGGGAAACGCGCATCCACGCGATCCTCGCGCACCTGCAGGACGTCTGGAGCGAAAAGCAGGGGCGCGTCTCGCGCGCGCATCCCGAAACCCGCGTGCGCGACGACCGGCGCAAGGCCGCGACGCGCGCGCGCGCGAAAGCGTCCGA contains:
- the lspA gene encoding signal peptidase II — translated: MTESHNASSAIYQKAFVIYFGALGVFALDQLTKFWVSHVLRVDASYLVLPDIFAFTHKLNPGAAFGLFRGKPLPFFLTISTLALVFIMYFVVRVEPERKRLVLAMSFILGGAAGNIADRLRIGAVVDFLDFRIGGYVWPTFNVADVGIVVGVGIFLWDMAKHEMAITAEEAARRRHARDAANETRVAPAEDSR
- the lspA gene encoding signal peptidase II, with protein sequence MIRKTVVAGGAAAGAIALDQASKAIVLARFAENETVPVVPGLFDLTLRYNTGAAFSLFDTKPSLFFFFVSVAAIGALVYFLSQLETRQIAQTAALGAVLGGAIGNLLDRARFGAVVDFLLFSVRGFAWPAFNVADAMIVAGVAVFLVQSYRDDKARPPAKVL
- the lgt gene encoding prolipoprotein diacylglyceryl transferase — protein: MKPVLFDIFGFAIHSYGVMLAVAFIAAIAVASRHAKRLGENPDHIGNMAVWVVILAMIGARLFHCAVFWREYVERPLMIFNVREGGLVFYGGFIGGVIGAMIYFHRHNLDKLLYADIVAPTVALGLGFARIGCFLAGCCHGKACPAEYPFAVTFPPETIGIPGIPLYPTQLAESVLSFGVFAILTWIVWPRRRYAGQVIAWFLVLYGAMRGFLEFFRADPRGFATLFHFSGEPGRVAETSTGLWKALLWSEAVIETSAGTYAFRVSESQLVGLVLFAVAAVMFVVLPRKRPVDKITEPEPIETNRKPLPKKKRA
- a CDS encoding glycosyltransferase, whose translation is MGEYARYDLPRDIVMVSTADFDEPLWTNKQHIASRLVSDFRVLYVEPLASLADGRRGYTHSYRRDSSGVHVLRPPGTVPFGQKLRQVNDLNHRLVAPIIRQRMEQLGFQDFILWIYPPSDAPYVEHLAPTLSCYDCVDDYSAMPGAWMAATRHMERDLCQAVDAVFATARSLHGDKKAFNKNTFHVPNVADFETFHRALSVPFAEDLADIPRPIIGFHGALNYKLDDRLLDRLFTARPEWSFVFVGPDRGFGIERFIEHRNVHFLGKRSPDELPGYLAAMDVCLIPYKIDRYTRGVMPMKTYEYLAAGRPIVSTALPELEPLREVVDMCEDALDFVEKIEARLRLGAEHDRDRRVAIARENSWETRIHAILAHLQDVWSEKQGRVSRAHPETRVRDDRRKAATRARAKASDRRSKAR